The following nucleotide sequence is from Vitis vinifera cultivar Pinot Noir 40024 chromosome 14, ASM3070453v1.
TCAATTGATATCCATTTTTTCTGTCTTTAATAATGAAGTCAAGTCTTCAATAGAACAGATTATTTTCATTGAGTTAACAAAATTTACTAATACTAAAATCTAGCAAAAAGAGTAAGGTGATGAATATGGAGTTAAATCCATTTCCTTGAATTAACAAGAATTTGCACTTTCACAACTTGGAAGAAAATCAAGGTTTTCATTATGATAAATTGCAGAGACAAATGTAATATATCTTCTTTATTGGTAGTTGTGTAGAAGACAAATTGGAAAAACCCTGAGTCTTCTTACCTCAACGCCCCTTGCACTTCCATTCAAGTTAAAACAATGTGATACGGTACCATCAATTGTCCTTCCCCCAAATCCCCACGCAGGAAAGCGCCTATCAGAATCATAAAATTGTATGACCTCTCCGACCTCCATTATAGCCTGAAAGGAATTCAGTCAAGAAATTATATTACCCACTACATGAATaagattgatttattttgtgagCTAACATTCAAGCTATAAACATGGAATTTAGTGTACaagattgatttattttgtgagAGGCTTATGCTAAGCCAATGTTAGGTTAAACCCCTCCTCCCAAACATCCTTCTTTTGGCTTGCACATGGGATCTGTAAATAGGGGAAATACAGATGCTGCATGGTTTCAACTCACCACCTCATGATAACCAAGTTGATGCTATGTTAAGCTAccaagttgtcccaaaaatttaaGCTATTAGATAATGGTGGATCAACAATGTATACAAGGCTGGTGTTAGGCTAAAACCCTAACGAAGTTAAGTTGGTCATAAAATCTACCACACTCCTCAATCATATCCATAGGTTGGTatcaaaaaaccaaataatcttTTTCCATCAATAGATCTCCCCCAGTAAACCACTGGATAGTGGGAACACAATTTAAATGAGCATCTTCAATTGAGCACTAATGGTAGATGGGAAGCCTTACCTGTTGGTAAGCATTGAACCTGCCAGAAGGATCAATGTAGTGCAAAGAATCTGGAGTTCGAGGATTTCCATTTGAAGCTGGACAAAATAAAATGGCCGCTCATGAAacagaaaaattacaaaaaagcAAAAAGATAGCAATCCTGCAAAGCTGAAGAGTATTTACCAGTAAAATCAACAGCaaccataaaattaaattcaaatccACTAGAAACATAATCAATAAAACTGTATAGCTGCTTCTCACAAAATTGATCAACAAATAGCTGGCCCTTCAAAACCTATACATTAATAGTTATAAGAGATGTAGGGGTTAAAAATCATCAACTAATGCAATATGTGGTTCCTTTTCCAAGTATCAAACAAATACCTTCTCATGACCATGCTGAGCAGAAGCGGGTAGGATGAAACTGGCACCAGTTTTTTGTTTATGAAGTTTTTCCAGGTCTGCCACTGATTTCTGAAGTTTACTGATAAAGGAATTTTCAAAGTTGACATATCTCAGGAAACAAAGGATGATGACATAAAATTTGGTAAACCAAAGGATAAAAAACTGAAAGgatgataataaaaaactaataagAGAAATAGATTCATTAACTACCCGATCAGCACATGATTCCCACTAGTATTGAAATCAAAGCACTCGATAACTAATGGGTTATCCTGCAAAGCAAATGAGAAACAGAAAGTTTAGTAACCTGTAGGCTGGGGTAGTCCCACCAAGACATCGAATTGGTTCCAAAAAATGTGGATTTGACACCCACTATCTTAgtaaagaaatatgaaataacCAAAGCACTCAATGGTTCCTTAAGTAATGTAGTAAACAATAACACAATTTTTGTGAACTGAAAGACACTGTACTCAGGTAGCTCACAAATTACTTGTATCTCTTTTCTTCCAGAGTAATCACAAATATCTACATTTAGTTTTACCATAGACCACCATCTAACTAGAATTGTAAGAAGGTGAAAAACTTGCCTTGCTAACAAATTGCTGCATTGTTAGACATAAAGGCCTCCAGATTGGATTCAAGTTGTTATCAACCACTTCTGTCTTGCAAATTGGAACAGAACCTCCATTTTCAACAATCCTAGATATTCTTAAAAAAGGGtcctaataaagaaaaaaaaagatgtgaAAAATTTAAGACCCAAACACAAATCAATACACCAATAAGTAACAAAATGCTCTAAGTCAGGGTTCTAAGTACATACACTTTTAGAGAACAAGTCCTTGTTGTCCAAGTGTGAACAATGGAATATAACCTCAATAGCATTCCTTGAAGCAACTGTTTCCTCTGCATGGACAGTGAGTTTCCCTAGGTTTTTCAAACCCCTGTTCCCATTTCTGTTATGAAGATCTAGGGTTAAGCTCTGGCCTTGTTTAGTCACTATCTGCCATGAGTTAAGCAAAACACATACAATGAAGTGTAAGTTCAATAATAACCACATATTTGTAATGAATAATGTCCCATAGACTTCCTAATACATATGACTACATTTTTGCATGTCTTGCCATGTGTTACACAATCACTACTGCACAAGCTTTAAAATCAGACAACACTACAACTGTATAAAGAAAAGTGCTCTTTCTAGAGATGGACGGCTACTTTCAAAAGCCATTTTTATgcagaaaattgaaaattttcacttgAAACATCATAGAAACAGCCAAATAGCTTTTCTGCTACTCAAAAAACCTCACAGGAACATTGCATAATATACTGGCTATGTAATTTCTAATAAACTTTATTGCTATTGTGAACACAGGAAACATGCAGGATTGTGCAGCATCATTAAGTTTGTGACAAACCAAGGCAAGTTACCTCTGACAGAACACAACTGCCTTCTCCAAGGAATTCTTGATCATTCAACTTCAGTGTCTGCAAGGTCACAAAGTAATAAAGTTGAACTCTGAAATTCACCTTCTGAAAGACTTTGAAGTATAAATCTGAATGTAAAAGTTTAACCCTAAACTTATTCATGGAAAAGAAACAATGATTTCAATCTTGAAAATTGgtaaccatatatatatatatatatacaaactgccaaaaattaaataatttgctTAAAGCACATGAATAAAATCTCTTCCTTAAATgtgccaaaaataaataatttacctaaagcaCATGAATAAAATATCTTCCTTAAGATGTTCTTTGAAAAATTCTTCTACAAACTTATGATGTATGGCTACAAGCCTATGTTTCTCagatgaaatattaaataaattagatttattttgagAAGTATATCATGAATTATCATTTGACTCTCGGAACtcactatttaaattttgtaatcaAAGGTCATAATTTAggctgaaaaaataaaaatatagaagggACAAAAAGCATTTTCCTTCGTGAAGGcaatgcacaaaataaatatggCCAATGCAAATTGTTCAGGAACATTACACCTAGGCACATTGCAAATAGAGAGGGAATAAAAATGTTGTCCTCATAAGGACTTGCATATTAAGGATGAATTTTCATGGTAAGATATTTAGATTGCACTACTTTCGTTTGCATTGGaatatgaagaaattaaaaacagtatcaatttctgaaaattttgagaCCCGCCAAAATAGCCTAGTTGATCAAGGCGAACACTAGGAAGTGTGGTCCTAGTAAGCGGCACATGGTCCTAGGTTCAAATCCTGCCACTGATGATACCCTGAATTTACCCGGTACTGGTTATTGCGAGGCAATCAACACccgaggtttgggtccccatggagagtcctaaagGCTTGGCCATGGAAGATTCCTCagtaatccaaaaaaaaaaaaaatactgaaaattttgagaaatctCGACTTGTTGAGAATATTTGAGGTGAATATTAATCATATCATAGATCTAAAAAGATGAAGATCTGCTACATTTTCTTACAATGCTGAAACCATGAATAAACGAGGAAAGTGTAAAACCAAGTGAAATTTAAAAGAGCGGATCAACTTAAATGTCATGTGAGAAATTTGAATCATGAGCTACTAGCATTCTTTTTATTTCACCAAtcctaataataaatttgtggCTATCTAACTTCCAGGTTTGCACGCAtataagtaaaagaaaattgttttttcatatgCCCCACCACCAATCAGATTAATCATCAAGATAAAGTGGGAGGCTAGGCAACAAAAGCAAGTGCTTAGGTTTTTCACTGTTATTGAATGCTTAGCATTCTCAAATATTtgcatatatattaaattaaaacagaaaattgttgtACTTTGATAAATTGATTGATATTTTAGAACGTGAAAAAAACCATTTGCCATCCTCAAAAAGAGTATGAAGTAGAGAGACCTAACCAccttatcatttatttttcattagaaaCTCTAAAATCAATGTCCAGAACTCCCTTTTTCCCTAGTTGACCcaaaatgaacatccaaaacatagaaaacagaAACATGTTGTATTAAGGAATTTGTAGTGATATGATCACCATGGTATATCTAAATGAATCCATTTATTTATGCAAATCTTAATCTCcacaaaattttgttatttgtCCATCAAATTATTGACAGGCAGATATTGAACAAATCCCATCAAAAGTACAGTTTATTGAAGTCAGATTAATATTATAGAGGAACTAAGAAGCAGATGTCAAATTACCTTCACAGGtaaattgtaatattttgtatcaaCATCATACACATGAAATCTGGAAACACAAATGAGAAAACACATGATTGAACCGATTACGCTAAAGAGAGGTCTAGTAGTGAACAGAATAAATCTACATAATGCAGAAATGTACACTGATATATAGCATGCTTACATCAATGGCTGAACAATCTCAAAATGATAGGCAACAGTAATTTTTTCAATCCAAGCTGGATCTAAGCTGTTCATTATTACTTCTGTGCGCCCAAGTTCCTCAAGTGTTCCATCTCTTTTCTTAGTATATGCTACCACCATAGGATCGCTCTGCAAtacaagggggaaaaggaactTTTTCAGTTTAAACCATAACATGACAAGCCTCAGCACCATATACGAGAACATGTCATAGAAATATTTACCATACAGAGTCTACTAAAATTAAAAGCATTGCCAGCACTTTGATAGAACAAGTCCAGGTATCACAGATCAACTCTACATAATATGCAAGGGGCATGCCACTCCAACAGTAAAAAATTTTGACACATGAAATAAGTGAAAGATAATGTAGGCATATAAATGCCTTACGAAGAGCAGTAGGTTTTGAGTCTTTGACTTGTTTCTTTAGACCACTGCTGCTACTTATTTGGTTATATTGTCATACAAATGCCTAACACTCATATTACAGCTTTATGCTGAgatacaaaatatcaaaaattgtGTATGCAAGAACACTTACATGGTaggataaattaaattttaaggtAGATAGATGGTATGTGGTTCAGCACGTTATGTACATACACATTACCCATGATCCTTCCAATCTTAGGATTAGTTCCCATGAATGGTGGGATTCATAATTCATGGTAAAAACTTTATTATATAGTGCAAGTACCaaataggaaataaattaaTCAGAGTCTAGGGGATATTTTGATCGAGTTTGTAGGGTTCTCAAATTCTAGCCCAGGCAACGAGGCCATATTTCAGAGGGAGTGGCAGGAGAAGGGGAAGTCCCTCTTCTGTAATGAATGTTATGCTATTGCTCTTGATAACAATTCATCACAGTCAAGTAACAAATAGGACTATAGAACAAATCATAAAGTGTTTCGTTAGTTCCTGATGAAAATTCATCTTATATTTGCTTAAATACAGATTTTCTGAATGGATTTTCAGCCAGAAAGCTTGCTTTTTGAAATAATGCTTTTTGTTtattggaattttatttttttttgaaaggaaaTTTTTATAGAGACCACTTCTCTTCCTATAGATTTCCTCCTCATGCAGTATATACTATGCATAATGTGTTATAAATCACATGCACTCCAGCACTAATGAAGCCCAGATTTTTCCCCACCATCACCTACAGCTACATGTTTTTGGTTGCATTCTTTTCTAGGTTTCCCTGTAGCAAGATTTCTTGTCCTTTTATTCTACATAATTACTCtcttagtatttttaataagttttcaCACACAATGGGACACCCAGGTAAGAATTCCATATCCACGTGGACAAATGAACAGCAAGAAGCAAGAAATAGTAGCCGAAGTCTTTCAAAGCATtcaaaaataaagaggaaaaacaaaaatcgaACTACCACAAACAAACTGACATTTAATACAACAAAGGAAGGTAGGCCCAATAAGACAACAAAAGAATATTGCACTATGAAAACACATGTGAAAATACATGCCTTAGAGATGATGTCACGATCACGTAAATTGGAACCAGATAAAGATAGCTGCAGAAATCAATGAAAAGATATTAGTATAATTTGAGGAACAAAATCAAACAGCCAGACAATAAAGAGGAATCGACACATTCTGAACAACAGACCCATCCATGTTTCTAGAATCACTACTGCCTATGGTTAAAGTTAAATGTTGAATCTTCCATTTTCAGGTGGTCTTCTTACTCTTGGAGGTGGGTACATTTCTAacctttattttgaaaagagatggaTCCAAGGTCTGCAAAATATATCTCCCTTGGGGATCATAGAATGCAAAGATCACCTGCCCATTCTAAAAGGGCATTTCAGATATTGAATTATACTGAGTATGAAGGGGAAAACCTCTCTTCTTTAAAATATTACGTTGCAACATCTTGTTTTTAGTGTTCAACCTGATTTTCACAGCATTAACACTGAACATTTGAGAAAATGGTCAACCTCATATTCAGACACTCAGGGACCATCAGAGCAGGTGATAAATGGATGATCAGTATGGAAATGCAATTTTCTGGCCAGTTCTTCCCTGATTTGAAAGTGCTTAAAGTGAACAAAACCTAGTACAACTTCAGACAATGCCCACAGAATATAACAGATAAGTATCTAGTGGTCCAGGATATGAACAGAAGCCACAAAAAAAATACACTTTTTCACCTATGATTCCTTAGATAATCAAACATCAAGTCATTATCACATTTGCACACAtttagatgaaaataaaaagtttgtCGATGCTCAAAAGTCAAATACACATCTAGAATAGGGGAATCTTTCCATATTTCTAAAAGGGGAGCAACTTTCTGAGCAGTCTTTTAGTGAGGATGAGATGGAAAATTAGAATGTCATGCAATGGCGGGCAGAAGtacaatattaaaatatcagGCAACAGGCAAAAATTGCACCGATTTGAGAGATATCCAAAAAGATGAATTTTCTTGGCACAACCAACCAACAACCCTTTGTAGATAACCAAATTTATCAGTTTATATTCACCAttcttttagtatttttaaatctaataaTATTACCATACCCTATAGAGAATGTATGCTTCTGCATCAGCAATCCCAAATACAACTCAAAAATTGCCCTGCAGACCTCATACACTTCAATTATCAAGCTCCACTCATGGACATCAAAACAGTGGGATACAAATGTTACCATCCAGGAAGCATTAAAAAGAAACCTCACTCTCCAgtatacaacaaaaaaaaaacataattttcataattcttcGTGAAATTGATCTCAGAAAATTATGGATTATTTCATGAGAGATATTCTTCACAGAATATTTTAAAAGCTCTGTTTTCACTTGAGAAAACATTTGCAattacaattataaaaataacgATGAAGATTTTTTTGGCCAATTCCTaatgataatagtaataacAATTTCCAGGGCAAATCGGTTGATCGTGTCCTCGTATTGACATTGCAATCCATTTTGGTTGCCATTGCCAAGAAATAGGAATAGAAGATTTCAATTGACAACGATTTCCTTACTCcactttctcagcaaccaaacacaaCATTAGGGATTCGTATAtgtaatgaaaagaaaagttttaaaaataatacgaggaaaagaaaagaagcaaaGATAATGCACAGCGAAAATTTGCAAAATGGAATAAAACAACCcagaaaatagaataaaatcgCAAAAGTTAGTGTTCGACCCAATGTGtggctgaaaaaaaaaacattcaaaatcgaaaagaaaatgagaaatagcGTTTGGTTAGAGGAAAAAACAACAAAGTGTACGGCGGCACCACCTCGAGCTGCGTGAATAGTGGTTGAATGCCTCGAGCTCGAAAGAAGTGGTCAACAGCATCGTTGTGGGCAACGTCGCTGGTGGGCATGGGAGGTAGACTGGGCCCCGTCAGCCCCACTCCTACAGCCTGTTTCCCTCCTCTCACATCTGAAAAACACCCTCCCATCTTTCTCTCTAAAACAACCCTGGGATTTCTTCTCTCTCTAGGATTTCAACTCCTACGATTACTCTTATACGTGTAACAGAAGGCAAAGACAGTTCATTCGCATGCATAAATGACAtttgcatgtatatatatatatatatatataatgcccAGTTCCTTTCTCTCTGGTTCTCCAGAATGTTCAACGAGAATTACGCGGGGAAAAGGGGGAACTTTCAGGAATCAGTATGAGGAAAATTCAATTATGTTTGTTCTTCTTGATTTttataaggaataaaagagAAGGCTCCGTTAGACATGGGGCTGAAGAATTCTATGGTCAACCGTCAGCTAGGCTCAGCCGAGACGTTGGCAGCTTTGCCactgttttagtttttttcgCCGCCTGCATGTTTGAATCCGCTAGGGGTTTTTGACTAGAATacgaaagttttaaaaaataatacctAAACTATCCTtgtagaaaaataatttcaaacctATGTAGTTTTTGCCATATAAGAATAATgaggaatttaaaaaataaataaataaataaaaattatctatttaaaagacaatttatattatttttaaaaattatataaaaaaaattcatatttctaaTATACAGTTTTTAAAAGATGTACAGGTTAAAATTGTccctttaaaaaatgattttttgaaataataaggGAAAATCGTGTCTTAAAGAAacgattttcttaaaaaaaataaaaagtgagaagGAGACGAAGTCTGAAGAAAGTGATAGCTGATGAAGCAAAATATGTAATTGGACAGAACCTGGTGGTGGATGGAGGATTCCCGTGCTTGTGAGAATCGAGTTGTTCCTGTTGCACAAAGACTTCTTATTAGGTTGTGATTTCTcacttcttttttccctttttttttttattttttttattttttattttttttacatttcctTTTAAGAAATCTTCTCTTTTTAGGATCTATAGaagggaattttagaaatcttatcttgaaaagatgattttttttatataattttttaaaaatgatataaatcgtattttaaagagataatttaatatatatattttttttttcttttttatttgataaaaactataatatatttgaaattatttttttattatgataatttaataattattttttaaaactaccgTACTCTTATCAAAAATCTTAAATCCTTAACCAATAATCCCTATGAACCTTTTAccattatttgaatatttgcaTAGGAAGGACATAAGAGATaggagaattttttaaaaattttaaaaaatacaaaacataaagaatatttaaataaattttaaaaagtatagtttaaaaaaataaataagcctttttaatataaaaattattagtattcttattttttatttgaaaatatatgcaAACTAGACCTAAAGTCATATTAATTTCCAAGTCCTCTGCTAagtcttttaatttcatttccacAGTTTCTTCATCTTCCTGATCATCACCATGAAATGATGCAAGAAGAATCTGACAAAGAACCTGTTTGGCGGGATAGAAAATTAACCAAGATTCGGAAGAAAATTGCACTGCTGATGTCAAGAAGCTTATATCATACTACAAATATCACGGACCTGGACTATTTTATGGTCTCCATGTTAGTCTCTTTGCCGTTATTCACGGGccctctctttttctttattttttattttttcaaaattattttaaaatattttatcgtttatataattaatatataagagCATGCCGTTGGTAACATCCAtaactaatttttaagaattgtttacGTTGTTTTGAATGTCCTAACAATATTCTACCTAAACATTTTTATGGTCTCCGTCAACTTTGGACAACCAACCAACCAACCTACCTTCCCGCGCTTTGGATTCTAATTCTTGCTTCCATCTATCTATTAGCAAATGAAAGATAAAATATAGAATCAAATAGCCTAAGACATCTTTGGGATGATGAAATGGCGggaaataaaaatgaacatttattttcattcatatattatttttaataaaaataaatttgatgattCTAATTTTTGGAATGTAAGGTaagaataattatttgtttttattttaatattttataacaatgAGAGCGTGACACGttatctaaataatttttttatttattttaaaataatatcttttaagagttttgttttttttactaaataataagattaaggTAGTATTTGTTGTtttaacttaattctaaataaaacttaaaactaaataatgtttgatagtattaaatattaagttatttgggttttttaatatcttatttttattaaatattaaaaataaaaactaatatgttaCTATTagcatatttgattttttctattgaatcaaaaaattttagaaataagtaataagttaacaaaaaagggaaaaaaaataaacaatttgaaATCCAAAAGCAAATTGGTCTTAAGGTAAAGTCAAAAAAAGCTAATGTTTTActttttgcattaaaaaaagtcaaatactTTGAGTTTTAAGAATAGGTAATAAGTGAAACAAaaaggtggtgtttatttatttattttacttaattttaaatagaattttaatacttaataaggttaaatattaaattgtttgtttttttttctattaaacattaattagaagtaaaaaaaaattaacatattactTTTTTCTATTAGCAAAAAccataataagtcatgaaaaaaaacaatttaaaatttgaaagtaaattactttcaataaaaaactGAATAAACGAACACCctcatttaaaaacaaattacttgaaaataatttcctttcaGGAATAAGTTAAACAACACTTAAAAATGCtaatatttattcaataaataaaaattagcaataaaaaatcatgtcaactgaatggaaataaaatagtaaaataataattttaatatgtctattttcatttttaaccttattataagaaaatgaatgacatgtcattcattttctaataataacTTTCCATGATATAAAAAGTTTCAGCTTTTAGCTTGAGTTAAGAGTTTTCAGTCAAgtagtttttttaaagaaagattCTCAATCTAATctcatattgaaaatatttgttaaaacaGAATGTCCCTACAACATTAAATTCaactttattgtttttttattttttattttaaaaccgtATTTGGTAACTATAATTttggtttcaaatttaaaaccataattACCAACTATGGTTTTTAAAACCACAATTaataactgtggttttaaatttaaaactaaaaccaCTGTCACCAATTGTCATTTTATAcactccaaataaaaaataagaataaaaaaattatgtaaatggACATATGATGAGAAATATTAGATtgacaaatattatttaatgtctattttcatcatttttttcttcaaaaatactaCTTTTGACATTAAACTTTGAAATAATGCACTAGCAAGTAGAGTAATAATGGTGTCCACCGTGAATGTGATAATTATCGGGAATGGTTACTCATCTTAAGAATTTTTAGAGGACAATTTTACCCTTAAATCTACTTTTTCTATTatctataaataattttgacattCCCAATAATATGGGGCACACATGATGATAAGTAAAGTGATCAATAATGTAACATCGTGtctcaaaaaattgtttcactTTTGAACAATAATCAATAgaataaagttttttatttttttattttatatatagaagttaaaataaagataattttagtatttactTAAATGAACTTTGAAACAATTTTAAGTCCAATTAAGTGTtagaattttcataaaaataatctaataaCTGTTCATTGTtaatttagtttattatttggtattaattataaattgttttatattatcaCATCAATAtggtatatttaataaatttatcattttctttactCCTTTAGCAAGGTGGggttgaatatatatataagaaattaaattatttgaaatacaCTCTTAACACtcataattaaactaaaaaagattaagatttttttgagaatttggtaaaaaaaaaacataattttcaatatctcaaaaataaaaaccacatCTTAGTGTTATTATGTCATCTTATATATgtaacatacaattaaaaaatttattaacctaataaataaatattcaatcGAATAACTCACAACTATTCATTGAGTAATATAGgcacatgaaaaaattaaataaaaataaattaaattatattgtaaTGTTAGTGTATTCGTATTGTATTGATATTAAAACATCATTATCACTATATTAACATTATTTACCCAAcacattgaaattatttaataatttttgtatataaaaaaataaaaataaaaaccacgaGTTtcatgaattcaaattagtatttcattttgttttagaagtgatttataatataaatatgttatgAAATATGGTATCATAATGCAAAactatcatttttatataaaaaaatgtttataattttcctaattatgttttattgtaatttattataatataagtgtatttatattataatatatttttatcatacctatattttataataaaagtaataacctTATAGATAACTTTTTATACCTCATTAATATttaacatatcatatata
It contains:
- the LOC100263993 gene encoding protein BONZAI 3 isoform X1: MGGCFSDVRGGKQAVGVGLTGPSLPPMPTSDVAHNDAVDHFFRARGIQPLFTQLELSLSGSNLRDRDIISKSDPMVVAYTKKRDGTLEELGRTEVIMNSLDPAWIEKITVAYHFEIVQPLIFHVYDVDTKYYNLPVKTLKLNDQEFLGEGSCVLSEIVTKQGQSLTLDLHNRNGNRGLKNLGKLTVHAEETVASRNAIEVIFHCSHLDNKDLFSKSDPFLRISRIVENGGSVPICKTEVVDNNLNPIWRPLCLTMQQFVSKDNPLVIECFDFNTSGNHVLIGKLQKSVADLEKLHKQKTGASFILPASAQHGHEKVLKGQLFVDQFCEKQLYSFIDYVSSGFEFNFMVAVDFTASNGNPRTPDSLHYIDPSGRFNAYQQAIMEVGEVIQFYDSDRRFPAWGFGGRTIDGTVSHCFNLNGSARGVEVEGVQGIMAAYASALNHVALAGPTLFGQVINNAAEIASQSLSYNSRKYFVLLIITDGVLTDLQETKDALVRASDLPLSILIVGVGGADFKQMEILDADNGCRLESSTGRVATRDIVQFVPMREVRAGGQTSVVQALLEELPGQFLTYMRSRDIKPGAVNIAQTSTSHATI
- the LOC100263993 gene encoding protein BONZAI 3 isoform X2 translates to MGGCFSDVRGGKQAVGVGLTGPSLPPMPTSDVAHNDAVDHFFRARGIQPLFTQLELSLSGSNLRDRDIISKSDPMVVAYTKKRDGTLEELGRTEVIMNSLDPAWIEKITVAYHFEIVQPLIFHVYDVDTKYYNLPVKTLKLNDQEFLGEGSCVLSEIVTKQGQSLTLDLHNRNGNRGLKNLGKLTVHAEETVASRNAIEVIFHCSHLDNKDLFSKSDPFLRISRIVENGGSVPICKTEVVDNNLNPIWRPLCLTMQQFVSKDNPLVIECFDFNTSGNHVLIGKLQKSVADLEKLHKQKTGASFILPASAQHGHEKVLKGQLFVDQFCEKQLYSFIDYVSSGFEFNFMVAVDFTASNGNPRTPDSLHYIDPSGRFNAYQQAIMEVGEVIQFYDSDRRFPAWGFGGRTIDGTVSHCFNLNGSARGVEVEGVQGIMAAYASALNHVALAGPTLFGQVINNAAEIASQSLSYNSRKYFVLLIITDGVLTDLQETKDALVRASDLPLSILIVGVGGADFKQMEILDADNGCRLESSTGRVATRDIVQFVPMREVRGGQTSVVQALLEELPGQFLTYMRSRDIKPGAVNIAQTSTSHATI